In the Chlorobium limicola DSM 245 genome, one interval contains:
- a CDS encoding translocation/assembly module TamB domain-containing protein — MEKTKRYILALLTGISAVVLVLSAIAAVVLNSGMLDRYAKERITTLFNDEYLGRLELREVQLHFPNRVTLLKPEIYEPGSRVPALAAEKIRLRFNFLMLLQPEITRLSFRKISADSLNASVIERADGKKNLDVIFTSRKPDSTKTPFESFFCKKLNITNGSASWTQESPGKTPLRYNAKKITLKLTGFRVKEQLLSGVLEKAEFSLPDNRFSLHEGSGKFHFSTSRSELLAFKARSGKSNAELSISLNDFNIFKSDSIGLLLERLVASRSFINIANLNLHTDELKVFFPTLKLPEGFYTIKGNAKAADGTLSLLDSKLSRGKSRLALSGEIQNLQKKNDLSFNAVCDSSRIEPEFLKAILTEETHEEFAERLGTIEFLGKAKGTLKKADTDFTLITGIGKASLKAEAAGDPEKQIAWKGTFAIDDLEPYRLFEASEKDIRKSLVTASGNIDGVSDGFKSIESLSLSARLNDSFWQLQEIKEGTVSLDYKRRLLKLTALLMNNGEQLDASGDIDFSSEVPRYRADGSMKKLNLAKAFASRDFITDLNGTFALKGEGFDARTLNAALAARFKPSTINQFRFKDNAEITAAIAQREHSSLASLKSDFLDISLSGDYALKQLIAVLQMTGNSFAREIRTQSLWNTGLTSGPVPEGLSATQPVRISYMADVKDVAPLAVLLPVKDITLQGRSAGELLYRNGMCTLNSSFDIHSFTGSNGSALGNVTATATAECSSTGVSKAVLKGKAATLSAAGVKSRNLVFDAAYIPAQLTTSLDGELPEQGWTLAASFSAKRNGSSYNISLNRFSAGNGGSRWQSVSTSPVVITSSSALFSRFAIAKGKQQVVLDGELSSSKAGTFQCTLSNIDLAGFNGKTASGSSAKLSGSMNGTLVVSGSPGTKTSTLNLSGKRVRYDSMVIGSMQCNARHSGTRLTFDFRSAIPPASDEASGHTPLLSVNTIEGSGTVPLHLVYFPLHVRIPEQQSINASFRSDNLSAQFLEYVLPFFENAEGIIPTTLTIGGKTPKPDIYLTSSLKGTKVTVEPTQVSYLLDGDVEVNPRQIELKNIRIRDMRNGTGRINGIIRLVKLEPKTLALEASCSKLLLFDKKDSKDETSFGTITGSSRNMSLQGELSSPVVEGGMFIDNADFSLYRAGANESSKYIGVEKFIEFVPRYPAKSSDDSHQEGSDRPAEFYYSLLDILQIRELKLSGAEPLKYTVIFDRIRGEQLETSISNLSLIVNKSNQNYRLYGSVNITGGKYRFSNTNFDLEDGGKITWNNAEIRDGAMDNLYGSKYISATNTQTGERDNVRLLLAITGTLNEPRVAMGYYLNEQMQPYASQSMLGGKPSQIDPNAELNVISMLLSKQWYAAPGSSGQYGNIAVSSAGLSAGAGLISSQISRIVQNIAGIESFNVNVGVDNKGALSGLDLSFALSVPGTNGKVRFVGTGSSPDIKDKALFNYYGTSQKIEYRVTPKVYVEAYRSYGQNSSTASNTNLQKPSETWGASVSYRERFHSWDQFWKRVKPSSAEKK; from the coding sequence TTGGAAAAGACTAAACGATATATACTTGCACTCCTGACAGGAATCTCGGCTGTCGTGCTGGTGCTCTCTGCGATTGCAGCTGTCGTGCTGAACAGCGGCATGCTTGACCGATATGCAAAAGAACGGATAACAACGCTTTTTAACGATGAATATCTCGGACGGCTTGAACTGCGGGAGGTTCAACTGCATTTTCCGAACAGGGTGACCCTTCTCAAGCCGGAAATTTACGAACCGGGCTCCAGAGTCCCCGCACTTGCTGCCGAAAAAATCCGTCTGCGTTTTAATTTCCTCATGCTGCTCCAGCCGGAAATAACCCGGCTTTCATTCAGAAAAATAAGTGCCGACAGTCTGAACGCCTCCGTGATTGAAAGGGCAGACGGAAAGAAAAACCTCGACGTGATCTTTACCTCCCGCAAGCCCGACTCGACGAAAACGCCTTTTGAAAGCTTTTTCTGTAAAAAGCTCAACATCACGAACGGCAGCGCCTCATGGACACAAGAGTCTCCGGGAAAAACGCCGCTGCGCTACAACGCAAAAAAGATAACGCTCAAGCTCACCGGATTCAGAGTCAAGGAGCAACTGCTCAGCGGCGTTCTTGAAAAAGCTGAGTTTTCGTTACCGGATAACCGTTTCAGCCTGCATGAGGGGTCGGGCAAATTCCATTTTTCCACCAGCCGAAGTGAACTGCTTGCATTCAAGGCAAGAAGCGGAAAAAGCAATGCGGAATTATCTATATCACTGAATGATTTCAATATTTTCAAGTCCGATTCGATCGGCCTCCTGCTCGAACGTCTTGTCGCAAGCCGTTCGTTCATCAATATCGCAAACCTGAACCTGCATACCGATGAGCTTAAAGTTTTCTTTCCGACACTGAAACTTCCGGAAGGATTCTATACGATCAAAGGTAATGCGAAAGCAGCTGACGGAACCCTCAGTCTGCTCGATTCGAAACTTTCGCGCGGCAAAAGCAGGCTTGCGCTCAGCGGAGAAATACAGAATCTGCAGAAAAAGAACGATCTCTCGTTCAATGCCGTCTGCGACAGTTCAAGAATCGAACCCGAGTTTTTAAAGGCCATACTCACTGAAGAAACGCATGAAGAGTTTGCCGAAAGGCTCGGAACCATCGAGTTTCTCGGTAAAGCAAAGGGGACACTGAAAAAAGCCGACACCGATTTCACCCTGATAACAGGTATCGGCAAGGCATCACTTAAAGCCGAAGCTGCCGGCGACCCTGAAAAACAAATCGCATGGAAAGGGACGTTTGCAATCGATGACCTCGAACCATACCGTCTCTTCGAAGCATCCGAAAAAGACATCAGAAAAAGCCTGGTCACGGCTTCCGGAAACATTGACGGTGTCAGCGACGGGTTCAAAAGCATCGAATCGCTCTCCCTTTCAGCCCGTCTGAACGACTCGTTCTGGCAACTGCAGGAAATCAAAGAAGGCACCGTTTCCCTCGATTACAAGCGCCGCCTGCTGAAATTGACCGCTCTCCTCATGAACAATGGAGAACAGCTCGATGCTTCCGGCGATATCGACTTCAGCAGCGAAGTCCCCCGGTACCGAGCGGATGGCAGCATGAAAAAACTCAATCTGGCAAAAGCATTCGCTTCACGCGATTTTATAACCGACCTCAACGGCACCTTTGCTCTCAAAGGCGAAGGATTCGATGCCCGCACTCTGAATGCCGCTCTGGCAGCCCGCTTCAAACCATCAACGATCAATCAGTTCAGGTTCAAGGACAATGCTGAAATAACCGCTGCCATTGCCCAGCGTGAACACTCGTCACTGGCTTCCCTGAAAAGTGATTTTCTCGACATTTCTCTCAGCGGCGACTATGCGCTCAAACAGCTCATCGCGGTTTTACAGATGACCGGAAACAGCTTCGCAAGGGAGATCCGAACCCAGAGCCTCTGGAACACGGGCCTGACTTCGGGCCCCGTCCCTGAAGGATTAAGCGCCACTCAGCCGGTAAGAATATCTTATATGGCAGATGTGAAGGATGTCGCTCCCCTTGCGGTGCTCCTGCCGGTAAAAGATATAACGCTACAGGGACGATCGGCAGGAGAGTTGCTGTACAGGAATGGCATGTGCACCCTGAACTCTTCGTTCGATATCCACTCATTCACCGGCAGCAACGGAAGTGCGCTCGGCAATGTGACGGCAACTGCAACTGCCGAATGCAGCAGTACAGGCGTATCAAAAGCCGTGCTCAAAGGCAAGGCGGCAACACTGAGTGCCGCAGGCGTAAAATCCCGGAATCTTGTTTTCGATGCGGCATATATTCCCGCACAGCTCACCACCTCACTGGACGGCGAACTGCCTGAACAGGGATGGACTCTTGCCGCTTCATTCTCGGCAAAACGCAACGGCAGCAGCTATAACATCTCCCTGAACCGCTTTTCGGCCGGAAATGGCGGAAGCCGCTGGCAGTCGGTATCAACATCTCCTGTAGTAATTACCAGTTCATCGGCACTGTTCAGCCGGTTTGCGATTGCCAAAGGAAAGCAGCAGGTCGTTCTCGACGGAGAGTTGAGCAGCAGCAAAGCAGGAACCTTCCAGTGTACGCTCTCCAATATCGATCTGGCAGGATTCAACGGCAAAACGGCATCCGGTTCATCGGCAAAACTTTCGGGATCAATGAACGGTACGCTTGTTGTAAGCGGTTCTCCTGGCACAAAAACCAGTACCCTCAATCTTTCCGGCAAAAGAGTCCGTTATGACTCCATGGTGATAGGCAGCATGCAGTGCAATGCGCGTCACAGCGGAACCAGGCTCACGTTTGATTTCCGCAGTGCAATCCCCCCTGCTTCCGACGAAGCCTCAGGCCATACTCCGCTCCTCTCGGTAAACACCATTGAAGGCAGCGGAACTGTCCCGTTGCATCTGGTCTACTTCCCGCTGCACGTCAGAATTCCCGAGCAGCAATCCATAAACGCATCGTTCAGATCGGACAACCTCTCCGCGCAGTTTCTCGAATATGTTCTGCCTTTTTTTGAAAATGCCGAGGGTATCATTCCTACAACCCTCACCATAGGAGGAAAAACCCCGAAACCTGATATTTACCTTACATCAAGCCTGAAGGGAACAAAAGTCACCGTTGAACCGACTCAGGTAAGCTACCTGCTCGATGGCGATGTAGAGGTCAATCCAAGGCAGATCGAGCTGAAAAACATCAGAATAAGGGATATGCGAAACGGAACCGGACGGATAAACGGGATAATCCGGCTGGTAAAGCTTGAACCGAAAACACTCGCTCTCGAAGCAAGCTGCTCGAAACTGCTGCTGTTCGATAAGAAGGACAGTAAAGATGAGACATCTTTCGGCACCATTACGGGCTCGAGCCGAAATATGTCTCTGCAGGGCGAACTATCCTCGCCGGTTGTCGAGGGCGGCATGTTTATTGATAATGCTGATTTTTCACTTTACCGAGCAGGAGCGAATGAGAGCTCCAAGTATATCGGGGTGGAGAAGTTCATCGAATTTGTTCCCCGTTATCCCGCCAAAAGCAGCGATGATTCGCATCAGGAGGGTTCGGACAGACCTGCCGAATTCTACTACTCGCTGCTCGATATTCTGCAAATCAGGGAACTGAAGCTCAGCGGAGCCGAACCGTTGAAATATACGGTCATTTTTGACCGCATCAGGGGAGAGCAGCTTGAAACATCAATCAGCAACCTCTCTCTTATCGTCAATAAAAGCAATCAAAACTACCGGCTGTATGGCTCCGTAAACATTACCGGCGGAAAGTACCGTTTTTCCAACACGAATTTCGATCTGGAGGATGGCGGCAAAATCACCTGGAACAATGCTGAAATCCGTGATGGTGCAATGGACAACCTCTACGGAAGCAAGTATATCAGCGCCACCAATACCCAGACAGGCGAACGCGACAATGTCCGCCTGCTGCTTGCCATAACAGGCACCCTGAATGAACCGCGAGTTGCCATGGGTTACTATCTGAACGAGCAGATGCAGCCTTACGCATCCCAAAGCATGCTCGGAGGAAAACCAAGCCAGATAGACCCCAATGCCGAGCTCAACGTTATTTCCATGCTGCTCTCGAAACAGTGGTATGCGGCTCCTGGCAGCAGTGGTCAGTATGGAAACATTGCCGTATCGAGCGCAGGGCTTTCAGCTGGCGCCGGACTGATCTCTTCGCAGATTTCGCGTATTGTACAGAATATCGCCGGTATCGAAAGTTTCAATGTCAATGTAGGCGTGGACAATAAAGGGGCTCTCAGCGGGCTTGATCTTTCATTCGCACTCAGCGTACCCGGAACCAATGGAAAAGTTCGCTTTGTAGGAACAGGAAGCAGTCCGGATATCAAGGACAAGGCACTGTTCAACTATTACGGAACATCCCAGAAAATCGAGTACCGCGTCACGCCCAAAGTTTACGTGGAAGCTTACCGCTCTTACGGCCAGAACAGCAGCACGGCGTCGAATACCAACCTGCAGAAGCCTTCAGAAACCTGGGGAGCCAGCGTTTCCTACCGGGAACGGTTCCACTCCTGGGATCAATTCTGGAAACGTGTTAAACCCTCATCGGCCGAGAAGAAATAA